The genomic interval TGATTAAAGGAGACTGTCATGATAATAAGAAATGCTTATGTTCTATTGTTTGAAGAAAATGGTTTTGTAAAAAAGGATATTTGTTTTGAAGATGGAAAAATAAAACAAGTAGCAGATAAAATTGATGGGGAATACTATATAGATGCTACAGGAAAGTATATAACTCCAGGTTTAATTGATGCCCATTCACATATTGGAATATGTGAAGAGGCTATAGGTTGGGAAGGGGATGATACCTGTGAGTATGGCAATGCTGTATCTCCTCAGCTCAGGGCTATAGATGCTATCAATCCCTTCGATATAGCATTTAAAGAAGCTCTTAGAGGTGGTGTGACCACTGTGTGTACAGGGCCTGGAAGTGCAAATGTTGTTGCGGGAACATTTGCTACCATCAAGCTAAAGGGAAATGTTATAGATGAGATGATAATAGATGAGAGAGCAGCTATGAAATGTGCATTTGGAGAAAATCCAAGGGCTTTTGGAAAATCAGGAAAAGAACCCTATACGAGAATGGGAGTTGCTGCTCTTTTAAGAAAGACATTAAATGATGCAATGAACTACAAAGCAAAAAAAGAAGATGCTGAAAAAAACAATAAATACTTTGAAAAAGATTTACAAATGGAAAATATGTTATTAGTGATAAATGGTGACATACCAATCAAAGCCCATGTACATCGAGCTGATGATATTTGTACAGCCATAAGAATAGCTAAAGAATATAATATTGGATTAACTTTAGATCATTGCACAGAAGGACATCTTATCGTAGATTACCTTAAAAAATTTGATTATCCTACAATTATTGGGCCATCCTATGGTCCAAAAACTAAAATAGAAACTAAAAATAAAACCTTCCAAACAGCTAAAATATTATGGGATGCTGGTTTGAA from Natronincola ferrireducens carries:
- a CDS encoding amidohydrolase — encoded protein: MIIRNAYVLLFEENGFVKKDICFEDGKIKQVADKIDGEYYIDATGKYITPGLIDAHSHIGICEEAIGWEGDDTCEYGNAVSPQLRAIDAINPFDIAFKEALRGGVTTVCTGPGSANVVAGTFATIKLKGNVIDEMIIDERAAMKCAFGENPRAFGKSGKEPYTRMGVAALLRKTLNDAMNYKAKKEDAEKNNKYFEKDLQMENMLLVINGDIPIKAHVHRADDICTAIRIAKEYNIGLTLDHCTEGHLIVDYLKKFDYPTIIGPSYGPKTKIETKNKTFQTAKILWDAGLKVCITTDHNVHPQESLILFAAMAAKEGLDEIEALKAITINPAEVLRIHERKGQIKKGLDADLVIWDSHPLDFMAKVEKVFIEGQEAF